One genomic segment of Paenibacillus durus includes these proteins:
- a CDS encoding 2-isopropylmalate synthase produces the protein MRKIYVFDTTLRDGEQSPGVNLNTQEKLEIAYQLEKLGIDRMEAGFPAASPGDLAAVNAVARAVKNVTVIGLSRSRESDIDAVKEALQGAQDPCIHLFLATSLIHRQHKLRMDKGQVLETAQAAIRYAKKYFSKLEFSLEDAGRTELDFMAEVVGMAVREGASVVNIPDTVGYLNPSEYGAIFKYLKENVPDIDRVQLSAHCHNDLGMATANTLAAILNGADQIEGTINGIGERAGNTAIEEIAMALETRSDFFGAKTSLVLSEISRTSRLVSKLTGMVVPGNKAIVGANAFAHESGIHQDGMLKEKTTYEIMTPETIGLKESKLVLGKHSGRHAFRDKLTDLGYDLPEDVLNSAFSRFKDLADKKKEVSDEDILALMEERLGITPEVYSLRTLYVTYGNEATPTAKLILNGPPEEPIVAVAEGNGSVDAIYNAIDQATGEEVKLDDYSIKSVTQGKDAQGEVHVILSQGIVAAAGRGLSTDILEASARAYLDALNKLIEKRKTFTKREDAHL, from the coding sequence ATGCGAAAAATTTATGTTTTCGATACAACACTGCGTGACGGAGAACAGTCCCCCGGCGTGAATCTGAATACCCAGGAGAAGCTGGAGATCGCCTATCAGTTGGAAAAGCTGGGGATTGACCGTATGGAGGCGGGATTTCCCGCAGCATCGCCGGGAGATTTGGCCGCAGTCAACGCAGTTGCCAGAGCGGTAAAGAATGTTACGGTCATCGGCCTTTCCAGATCCCGCGAAAGCGATATCGATGCCGTCAAGGAGGCGCTGCAGGGCGCGCAGGATCCTTGTATTCATCTCTTTCTCGCGACTTCCCTGATTCACCGTCAGCATAAGCTGCGGATGGATAAGGGGCAGGTTCTGGAGACGGCGCAGGCGGCCATCCGCTATGCGAAGAAGTATTTCTCCAAGCTGGAATTTTCGCTTGAGGATGCAGGACGAACCGAGCTCGATTTCATGGCCGAGGTCGTCGGCATGGCGGTTCGCGAAGGCGCGAGTGTCGTCAATATTCCGGACACGGTCGGATATTTGAATCCGTCGGAGTATGGCGCAATCTTCAAATATTTAAAAGAAAATGTTCCGGACATCGACCGCGTTCAGCTTAGCGCGCATTGCCATAATGATCTGGGAATGGCCACGGCGAACACGCTGGCGGCCATCCTGAATGGCGCGGATCAAATTGAGGGCACAATCAATGGCATCGGTGAACGCGCGGGCAACACGGCGATTGAAGAGATCGCGATGGCGCTTGAGACGCGCAGCGATTTCTTTGGGGCGAAGACGTCGCTTGTGCTGTCCGAGATTTCGCGTACCAGCCGCCTGGTCAGCAAATTGACCGGCATGGTCGTGCCGGGGAACAAGGCGATCGTTGGCGCGAACGCTTTTGCCCATGAATCGGGTATTCATCAGGACGGCATGCTCAAGGAGAAGACAACGTACGAGATTATGACGCCGGAAACGATTGGCCTGAAAGAGAGCAAGCTGGTGCTCGGCAAGCATTCCGGCCGCCATGCTTTCCGGGATAAGCTGACCGATTTGGGCTATGATCTGCCTGAAGACGTGCTGAATTCGGCGTTCTCCAGATTCAAGGATTTGGCCGACAAGAAGAAGGAAGTATCCGACGAGGATATTTTGGCGCTGATGGAGGAGCGGCTGGGCATTACGCCGGAGGTTTACAGTCTGCGCACTCTGTACGTCACTTACGGCAATGAAGCGACGCCGACCGCGAAGCTGATTCTGAACGGCCCGCCGGAGGAGCCGATCGTTGCAGTAGCCGAGGGGAACGGCTCGGTGGATGCGATATATAACGCCATCGACCAGGCAACTGGCGAGGAAGTCAAGCTGGACGATTATTCCATCAAATCTGTCACTCAAGGCAAGGACGCCCAGGGCGAGGTGCATGTCATTTTGTCACAGGGCATTGTTGCTGCGGCGGGAAGAGGACTTAGCACGGACATTCTGGAGGCCAGCGCCCGGGCTTATCTTGATGCGCTCAACAAGCTGATTGAGAAGCGCAAGACGTTTACGAAGCGCGAGGACGCTCATTTATAG